Proteins from one Desulfonema limicola genomic window:
- a CDS encoding RNA-binding domain-containing protein, protein MNPINIPLEENQYIEFKSEAVKAADLADEIVAFANSEGGEIWLGIEEHGKISGLSRSYEEDVMNICRTACIPPIIPVYQSLVIDGKTIAQVSIPKGKDKPYYTSRHKYFIRVGSTKRVASREELLRLFQASGAIHYDVLEVDRAKLSDLDMSRISDYFSRYHVNFSEESEEGKKRMMAHTDIIGENSRPTMAGILIFGLSPDRLLPQSGISFAHFAGNEITEQLIDKKNIGGPLPRQADECLAALKANILTGSTIKGMRRIEAPHYPDKVFRELLVNACVHRNYSIHGSVIRVFLFADRLEVISPGPLPNSISIEKLSVGASFSRNPTLMRFMENLGYVDKLGRGLPMVCQEAAKLGVGVGFYETTHEFRVVLPLPDG, encoded by the coding sequence ATGAATCCAATCAATATCCCTTTGGAAGAAAACCAGTATATTGAATTCAAATCCGAAGCCGTGAAAGCTGCTGATCTTGCAGATGAAATTGTGGCATTTGCCAATAGTGAAGGAGGCGAAATCTGGCTGGGGATTGAAGAGCACGGAAAAATTTCCGGCTTATCCCGTTCATATGAAGAAGATGTCATGAACATATGCCGGACAGCCTGTATCCCCCCGATTATTCCTGTTTATCAATCTCTGGTAATTGACGGGAAAACCATTGCACAGGTTTCCATTCCCAAAGGAAAGGACAAACCCTATTATACCTCCCGCCATAAATACTTTATCAGGGTCGGGAGTACCAAGCGTGTTGCTTCCCGTGAAGAACTGCTTCGCCTGTTTCAGGCATCCGGGGCCATTCACTACGATGTGCTTGAAGTTGACCGGGCAAAACTTTCGGATTTGGATATGAGCCGTATCAGTGATTATTTTTCCAGGTATCATGTGAATTTTTCCGAAGAATCCGAAGAGGGAAAAAAACGCATGATGGCACACACGGATATTATCGGGGAAAACAGCAGACCCACTATGGCAGGCATTCTGATTTTCGGTCTTTCTCCTGACCGGCTTCTGCCCCAAAGCGGCATATCTTTTGCCCATTTTGCCGGAAATGAAATCACAGAACAGTTAATTGACAAAAAAAATATCGGCGGCCCCCTTCCCCGGCAGGCGGATGAATGTCTTGCTGCCCTTAAAGCCAACATCCTGACAGGTTCGACCATCAAGGGCATGAGACGGATTGAAGCCCCCCATTATCCGGACAAGGTATTCCGGGAACTGCTGGTGAATGCTTGCGTTCATCGCAATTACAGCATTCATGGTTCTGTAATCCGGGTATTTCTGTTTGCAGACAGACTGGAAGTAATCAGTCCAGGGCCTTTACCTAATTCCATCAGCATTGAAAAATTGTCCGTGGGAGCCAGTTTTTCCCGCAATCCCACACTGATGCGGTTTATGGAAAATCTTGGTTATGTGGATAAACTGGGCAGGGGGCTGCCTATGGTATGCCAGGAAGCAGCCAAACTGGGAGTCGGTGTGGGATTTTATGAAACCACGCATGAATTCAGGGTTGTTCTTCCCCTGCCGGATGGATAA
- a CDS encoding class I SAM-dependent methyltransferase — protein MTNSDDISGYVYNDSQLNCSHEYLLPGLNSILHSLKSAPRIFELGCGNGSVANELAKQGYEITGVDPSEQGIVFANKHYPKLKLFQGSAYDDLAEKYGQFPVVISLEVVEHVYFPRKYAKTLFELVEDGGTAIISTPYHGYWKNLAMALTGKMDAHFTALWDHGHIKFWSFKTLKTLLKEAGFKKISFHRVGRIPALAKSMIAVGKKR, from the coding sequence GTGACAAATTCAGATGATATTTCCGGCTATGTTTATAATGACAGTCAGTTGAACTGTTCCCATGAATACCTGCTTCCTGGATTGAACAGTATTCTGCACAGCCTGAAATCTGCCCCCCGCATATTTGAACTGGGGTGCGGAAACGGGTCTGTGGCAAATGAACTGGCAAAACAGGGATATGAGATTACTGGAGTTGACCCGTCAGAACAGGGCATTGTTTTTGCAAATAAACACTACCCAAAGCTGAAATTGTTCCAGGGATCAGCATACGATGATCTGGCAGAAAAATATGGGCAGTTTCCTGTTGTTATCAGTCTTGAAGTGGTTGAGCATGTATATTTTCCCAGGAAATATGCCAAAACCCTTTTTGAGCTTGTAGAAGATGGAGGAACAGCAATTATTTCAACGCCGTATCATGGATACTGGAAAAATCTGGCTATGGCGCTTACAGGTAAAATGGATGCACATTTTACCGCACTCTGGGATCATGGTCATATTAAATTCTGGTCATTTAAAACATTGAAAACTCTTTTGAAAGAAGCTGGATTCAAGAAGATTTCATTTCATAGGGTCGGGCGTATTCCTGCACTTGCCAAATCCATGATTGCGGTTGGGAAAAAGAGGTGA
- a CDS encoding DUF86 domain-containing protein: MSEYRDDHLYINDICESVRAIESYIEDMGYEDFISDRKTYSATIRELEIIGEAVRNLSDELKNQYPDVVWQQIKSFRNKIVHEYFGIDYTIVWDVIKNELPILKSQILTIINVLSKYPLQKKP, from the coding sequence ATGTCTGAATACAGAGATGATCACTTATATATCAATGATATTTGTGAGTCTGTCAGGGCGATTGAGAGTTATATTGAAGATATGGGTTATGAAGATTTTATCAGCGACAGAAAAACATATTCAGCAACAATAAGAGAACTTGAAATCATTGGGGAAGCAGTGAGAAATCTTTCAGATGAATTGAAAAACCAATACCCGGATGTTGTATGGCAGCAGATTAAATCTTTCAGAAATAAAATTGTTCACGAATATTTTGGTATTGATTATACAATCGTCTGGGATGTTATAAAAAACGAACTGCCAATTTTGAAATCTCAGATTTTGACTATTATTAATGTCTTGTCAAAATATCCTTTGCAAAAGAAGCCATAA
- a CDS encoding nucleotidyltransferase family protein, producing MNRNDILDFLKANKEEICQKYGVKKIGLFGSYARGEAKEDSDIDIVVEIEEINIFRNFFALEQYLKLHLQKNVDMGTESSIKPAAKKRIMDEIIYV from the coding sequence ATGAACAGAAATGATATTCTTGATTTTCTGAAAGCGAACAAAGAAGAAATTTGCCAAAAATACGGTGTAAAAAAAATCGGACTTTTTGGTAGTTATGCCAGAGGCGAGGCAAAAGAAGACTCTGATATTGATATTGTTGTTGAAATAGAAGAAATTAATATTTTTAGAAATTTTTTTGCTCTTGAGCAGTATCTGAAGCTTCATTTGCAAAAAAATGTGGATATGGGGACAGAATCATCTATCAAACCCGCAGCTAAAAAACGTATCATGGATGAGATTATATATGTCTGA
- a CDS encoding glycosyltransferase family 2 protein, producing MSISILILTLNEEINLPACLESVKWCDDIVVLDSFSTDKTVDIANTFGTRVFQRKFDNFACQRNYAIDNIKFKHEWLFHLDADEIFTEELKEEMRLKISSEKYDAYRVPSKMMFCGKWLKFSATYPTYQVRIGRYPLFHFKQVGHGQREDLDINRIGTLQNPYIHYSFNKGFSDWFQKHNIYSSLEAKEIVKFIDSGRIKITWRNFFIFDPYKRRHMLKELSFFMPARPLIKFIYMYFFRGGFLDGIAGFNYCTLQSIYEYMIVIKIKELRRREKQLPI from the coding sequence ATGAGTATTTCGATTCTGATATTAACATTGAATGAAGAAATTAATCTCCCGGCCTGCCTGGAGTCTGTCAAATGGTGCGATGATATTGTGGTGCTTGATTCGTTCAGCACGGATAAGACCGTTGATATTGCAAATACTTTTGGAACGAGAGTTTTTCAAAGAAAATTTGATAATTTTGCGTGTCAACGAAATTATGCTATTGATAACATAAAATTTAAACATGAATGGCTTTTTCATCTTGATGCTGATGAAATTTTTACTGAAGAATTAAAAGAAGAAATGAGGTTAAAAATATCGTCAGAAAAGTATGATGCTTATCGTGTCCCATCTAAAATGATGTTTTGTGGTAAATGGTTAAAATTTTCAGCTACATATCCAACATACCAAGTTAGAATAGGCAGGTATCCTTTATTTCATTTCAAACAGGTAGGACATGGGCAGCGTGAAGATTTGGATATCAATCGTATCGGAACATTACAGAATCCTTATATTCATTATTCATTTAACAAGGGATTTTCAGATTGGTTTCAAAAACATAACATTTATAGTTCTCTTGAGGCTAAGGAAATAGTCAAATTTATTGATTCAGGAAGAATAAAAATAACATGGAGAAATTTTTTTATTTTTGATCCATATAAAAGGCGACATATGCTTAAAGAGTTATCTTTTTTTATGCCTGCTAGACCTTTGATAAAATTTATTTATATGTATTTTTTTCGCGGTGGATTTTTAGATGGAATAGCAGGTTTTAATTACTGTACTCTCCAATCTATATATGAATATATGATCGTCATTAAAATAAAAGAACTCCGCAGACGGGAAAAACAACTGCCAATATGA